A single genomic interval of Camelina sativa cultivar DH55 chromosome 11, Cs, whole genome shotgun sequence harbors:
- the LOC104722623 gene encoding long chain acyl-CoA synthetase 4: protein MAEQKKYIFQVEEGKQGSDGRPSVGPVYRSIFAKDGFPEPIQGMDSCWDVFRMAVEKYPNNPMLGRREIVDGKPGKYVWQTYQEVYDIVIKLGNSLRACGVKDEAKCGIYGANSPEWIISMEACNAHGFYCVPLYDTLGAGAVEFIICHSEVSIVFVEEKKISELFKTCPNSTEYMKTVVSFGGVSREQKEQAGNFGLVIYAWDEFLKLGEGKQYDLPIKKKSDICTIMYTSGTTGDPKGVMISNESIVTLIAGVIRLLKSANEALSVKDVYLSYLPLAHIFDRVIEECFIQHGAAIGFWRGDVKLLIEDLGELKPTIFCAVPRVLDRVYSGLQKKLSDGGFLKKLLFDSAFSYKFGHMKKGQSHVEASPICDKLVFSKVKQGLGGNVRIILSGAAPLASHVESFLRVVACCHVLQGYGLTESCAGSFVSLPDRLDMLGTVGPPVPNVDVRLESVPEMEYDALASTPRGEICIRGKTLFSGYYKREDLTKEVLIDGWLHTGDVGEWQPNGSMKIIDRKKNIFKLSQGEYVAVENIENIYGEVQAVDSVWVYGNSFESFLVAIANPNQHILERWAADNNVSGDYNALCQNEKAKEFVLGELVKMAKEKKMKGFEIIKAIHLDPVPFDMERDLLTPTYKKKRPQLLKYYQTVIDEMYKTTNEKFAARG, encoded by the exons CATGGCGGTTGAGAAGTACCCAAACAATCCAATGCTTGGACGCCGTGAGATTGTAGATGGAAAG CCGGGTAAGTATGTTTGGCAAACATACCAAGAAGTCTATGACATTGTCATTAAACTTGGAAATTCTCTCCGAGCTTGTGGAGTTAAGGAT GAAGCAAAATGTGGTATCTATGGTGCCAATTCTCCTGAGTGGATTATAAGCATGGAG gCCTGTAATGCACATGGATTCTATTGTGTTCCGTTATATGATACACTAG GTGCTGGTGCTGTGGAATTCATTATTTGCCATTCAGAAGTTTCAATTGTCTttgtggaagagaagaagatctctGAG TTGTTCAAGACCTGCCCAAACTCGACAGAGTACATGAAAA CTGTTGTGAGTTTCGGTGGTGTCTCCCGTGAACAAAAAGAACAAGCTGGAAATTTTGGGTTGGTTATATATGCTTGGGATGAATTCTTGAAGCTG GGTGAAGGAAAGCAATATGATCTCCCcatcaaaaagaaaagtgaCATTTGCACGATTATGTATACTAGTGGAACCACTGGTGACCCAAAGGGAGTGATGATATCTAACGAAAGTATTGTTACCTTAATCGCTGGAGTGATCCGTCTACTGAAAAGCGCTAACGAGGCC TTGTCCGTGAAAGATGTGTATCTTTCTTATCTTCCTCTTGCTCACATCTTTGACCGTGTAATCGAGGAGTGTTTTATTCAACACGGTGCTGCAATTGGCTTCTGGCGTGGG GATGTCAAATTGTTGATAGAAGACCTTGGCGAGCTTAAACCAACTATTTTCTGCGCTGTACCTCGTGTCCTGGATAGAGTATACTCAG GTCTTCAGAAAAAGCTTTCTGATGGTGGATTCTTGAAAAAGTTGCTGTTTGATTCTGCATTTTCCTA TAAATTTGGACATATGAAGAAGGGACAGTCTCATGTGGAGGCGTCGCCAATTTGTGACAAACTTGTGTTCAGCAAG GTTAAACAAGGACTCGGAGGCAATGTGAGGATTATTTTATCTGGAGCTGCTCCTCTCGCTAGTCATGTAGAGTCATTTCTTAGAGTGGTGGCATGCTGTCATGTTCTACAAGGATACG GTCTTACCGAAAGCTGTGCTGGATCTTTTGTCTCGCTGCCAGACAGGCTGGACATGCTCGGCACAGTTGGTCCACCAGTGCCAAACGTTGATGTACGCCTTGAATCTGTCCCTGAGATGGAGTATGACGCTCTTGCAAGTACTCCACGTGGTGAAATCTGCATTCGGGGAAAGACACTTTTCTCTGGATACTACAAACGTGAAGACCTCACAAAAGAAGTTCTCATTGATGGATGGCTGCACACAG GTGATGTCGGTGAGTGGCAACCAAATGGAAGCATGAAGATCATTGACAGGAAGAAGAATATTTTCAAACTCTCACAAGGAGAGTATGTTGCGGTCGAGAACATAGAAAACATCTATGGTGAAGTACAAGCTGTTGATTCC GTGTGGGTGTACGGAAACAGCTTTGAGTCATTCCTAGTCGCAATTGCTAATCCAAACCAGCATATCCTTGAACGCTGGGCTGCAGATAACAATGTGAGCGGTGACTACAACGCTCTCTGTCAAAATGAAAAGGCAAAGGAATTCGTACTCGGAGAACTCGTTAAAATGGCCAAAGAGAAAAAG ATGAAGGGGTTCGAGATCATCAAGGCGATTCATCTAGATCCAGTGCCGTTTGACATGGAACGCGATCTTCTTACGCCAacctacaaaaagaaaaggccTCAATTGCTAAAATACTACCAG ACTGTGATCGATGAAATGTACAAGACCACAAATGAAAAGTTTGCTGCTCGAGGGTAG